Part of the Cohnella candidum genome, TCATCGTGGCCAGCCTGCTCTCCTTCTCCATCGTGTTCGGGGAATTCGTGCTTGCCAATATGCTTGTCGGCGGGAGCTATGAAGTCGTCCAAGTGTACCTGTACCACATGATGGGCGTGGACGGCCATCTCTCCAGCGCGACGATCGTCACGTTTTTCGCTTTCGTGCTCATTCTGTACGTGCTCGTGCTCAAAATCGGCAACCGTAAGCCGCGGACGGCATTGCCGTCCGAAGGCGGAAAGGAGGAAACGGCTTGAGTTTCGTTCAAATACGCGACGTGACCAAAAGCTTCAATCGCCATCCGGTGCTCGACAAGGTTTCGCTCTCCATCGAACAAGGGGAATTCGTCACGCTGCTCGGGCCGAGCGGCTGCGGCAAAAGCACGCTGCTGCGCGCGATCGCCGGCCTGAACCCGATCGACGAAGGCAAGATCGAAGTCGGCGGCCGCGATATCACGTTCCTGCCTCCCAAAAGTCGCAACGTCGGCATGGTTTTTCAGTCTTATGCGCTGTTTCCGAATATGAACGTATTTGATAATATTGCTTTTGGGTTAAAAATGATGGGCTTAAAAAAAGACGAGATTCGGCCGATGGTAGAAGAGATGCTGTCGATTATCGACCTCCGCGGCAAGGAGGACCGTTACCCGAATCAGCTGTCCGGCGGACAGCAGCAGCGGGTCGCGCTTGCCCGTTCGCTGATCAAGAAGCCGAGCGTGCTGCTGCTCGACGAACCGCTCAGCGCGCTCGACGCGAAGATCCGCCGCTCGCTGCGGGGCGAAATCCGCCGCATCCAGCAGCGGCTGAACATGACGACGATCTTCGTCACGCACGACCAGGAAGAAGCGCTGACGGTATCGGACCGCATTTTCGTCATGAACCACGGCCGCATCGAACAGGTCGGCAGCCCGAACGAGATTTATACCGCGCCGGCCAGCGAATACGTCGCCCGGTTCATCGGCAACTACAACGTCTGGAGCCGGGATCAGCTGCAAGGGCGCGCGATCCGCGGACTGCCCGAGCAAGGCGGCATGTTCGCCGTCCGGCCGGAAGCGATCCGGATGGCCGCGGCGACGGCGGAAGAAACTCCGGACGCGATCGTGGCCGAAGGGACCGTGTCCCAGGTGTCGATTCTGGGCAACGTGCTGCGTTTCGAGGTCAACGTGTCCGGCCTCCCGGTGACCGTCGACATGCTGAGCGGCCACTCGCTCGACAGTTGGCCCGCCGGTGCGCCCGTCAAGCTGTCGATTTCCCGGGACGAATGGAAAAGCGTTCGTCCCTCTTCGTAGGGAGACGCGCCGAGATGTCCTTGTCGTTTGAGAAGCGCAAGAAGAAGATCCTCGAGCGCCTGAACAAGGAAGAGCGCGTGGAAGTCCAGGTCCTGGCAGAGGAGTTTCGGGTGTCGACCGAGACGATCCGGCGGGATCTGGAGCGGCTGGACCGCGACGGGCGCCTGAAAAAGGTGTACGGCGGGGCCGTGAAGGTCCGGGCGGATTCGCTCGAGCTGCCGTTCGACGAGAAAACGCTGCTTCAAGCGCAAGAGAAGGCGGCCATCGGAAGGTATGCGGCCTCTCTGGTGAAAGACGGCGACACCGTCATGCTCGGGAACGGGACGACGACGATCGAGCTGATCCGCAATTTGACGGAGCATCGGGACGTCACGATCGTGACCCATTCCACGCCGACCTTGCTGCTGGCGCTGGATATTTTTCCGGGCAAAATCATTTTCGCGGGCGGCGAGGTCAACAAACGCCAGAAATCGACGGAAGGCCCGCTCGCCGAGCTCGTCTTGAATCGGCTGCGGGTGAATAAGGCATTCATTTCCGCGGGAGGCGTGTCACTGGTCGACGGCATTACGGATTACGAGCTGTCGGAAGCGAACATTTCCCGGAAAATGATGGAGCGCGCGGACGAGACGATTTTTTTGGCGGATTCCTCGAAATTCGGCAGAACGACGTTCGCCAGCGTCTGCCCCCTCGACGACGTGTATACGATGATCACGGATGCGGGCTGCGACCGGGAATGGCGCAAAGACTTGGCGGACAAAGACATCCGGCTATGGATAGCGGGCGAGGAGGATGGATGAACGTTGAAGGTGGATTTTCATTTCCATTTGGAAGAAGGGCCTTACTCTTTCGGTTGGCTTCAAAAAACCGCCCGGGCGCTGCAGAACGCGCCTGACGAAAGTCCCATAGAATATCGCAGCCACACCCTTCCCTGGATCGAAGAGCAGACGAAACGGCTGCAGACGAGGCTGGCGGAAGGCTGCTTCTCCGAACGCTGGATGGAGCGGTACATGGCGCAAGGACGCCAACGGGGGATCGAAAGGTTCGGGATCGTGGACCATCTCTACCGTTTCGAGGAATTCCGGGAATACTACGAGAAATACGTCATCATCGACGACAGCGAGCTGGGCCGCCTTCAAAGCTATTGGCTCGACCGGGTCCGAATCGGCTCGATCGAGGAATACTTGACCGCGGTCCGCCGCATGCAGAAGAAAGGCCATCCGATTTCCGTCGGCGTGGAAGCCGACTTTTTCCCGGGAGGGGAAGCGGAGCTCAAGGCGCTGCTGGACCGCTATGAGCTGGATTACGTCATCGGAAGCGTCCATTTCGTGGACGGATGGGGATTCGACAACCCCGAGGTTCAGCACCTGTTCGAAGAGAAGGACCTGCTGGAGTTGTACCGTTACGGCTTCGAGCACGTGAAGCAAGCGGCACGCTCCGGCATTTTCGATATCATCGCCCATTTGGACAATTTGAAGGTGTTCAACTACCGGCCCGACGAAGCTTTGCTGCAGGGCCTTTATGACGACCTCGCCGCGGCGCTCAAGGAGGCGGACGTCGCTTCCGAGATCAATACGGGCCTCGCTTACCGTTATCCGGTCAAGGAGGCGTGCCCGAGCCCGTCTCTGCTCGCTAAGCTGCACGCGCACGGGGTGCCGATTACGCTCAGCTCGGATGCGCACTTCCCGGACGATATCGGGACGATGCTGGATGAGGCCGCGCAGCTGGCTTGGGATACGGGATACCGGGAGATCGTCTATTTCAGGGACCGTCACAGAATCAGCGTTCCCCTTCGGGAATAGAGCAGGGAGGGTGATCGAATGTCCAATCCCGCCGTATGGCAAATCAGTCACTGGGAATTGACCCTGCGCATCCTGTTCGCGCTCGTGGTCGGAGGTTTGATCGGTCTGGAGCGGGAGTTCGGGCAGCACTCGGCCGGTTTCCGCACGCACATCCTCGTCTGTCTCGGCTCGGCGCTGATCATGCTGTTGTCTCTGTACGGGTTCAGCGTCTTCATGGGGGAGCCGAACGTCCGGGCTGACCCTGCAAGGCTTGCGGCGCAGGTCATCAGCGGCATCGGTTTTCTCGGCGCGGGGACGATCCTGCGCAACGGCAATTCGATTTCGGGCCTGACGACGGCCGCGTCGCTGTGGGTCGTGGCGGCTTTGGGCCTGGCGGTCGGAGCGGGTTTCTATTACGGGGCGCTGCTCACGGCCTTCTTGTCCCTGGTCTGCCTGTTCGTGCTGAACAAACTGGAGAAAGTATTCAGCAGGAAGCGGAGAATGGCGGACCTGACCGTTACGATGCGGGAATCCGGCGGAAGCGTGCAATCGGTGATGGCGAAGGTCGCGGCGATCGGGGCGACGATCGAGGATTTGTCCGCGGAGAAGGGCGTCGGCGGCCAGGAAGGTGCGGCGATTCAGGTTCATCTCCGGGTGAAGAACATGATGCTGGAAAAGCATCTGAACGTGCTGGACGAACTGCGGGCGATTCCTGGGGTGATCAGGGTCTCGTACCATTTGTCCGACGGCAAAGGGCGGAAAAAGGCACCGGAAGATATACCGTCCGGCGGCGACGTATAAGGAAATGCAAAGCGGGCAGGATCGCGTGAAGCGAACCTGCCCGCTTGTCATTTAACCGCCTGATTCCGTCGTCGCCGTTTCGCCCGGTTTGGCGGTATCTTTCTGTTGTTTCGCCAGCAGCAGGGCTTCCTCGGCTTTCGTTTGCAGGCTGTCGAGCGCCTCGGACACGGAAACCTTTCCGTCGGCCGCCGCGGATAATTCCTGCTGGGCCATGCCTTGGAAGTTGTTCATGAAGTCTCCGGGAACCGCTTCGTAATTTTTGTACATGGCCGGCTGAATCGGCTTCAGCTTGTAGAAAGCCTCGAAATGGTGGCCTTCTTTGTCCGACAGGTACTGGGTGCGGACGGGCATGTTGCCCATTTGCCGCTTGGAAGTGACGCGGGCGAATTCGTCGCCGTGAATATACTGTAGGAACGTCCAGGCCGCCTTCGACTGCGCCGATTTGGCGGATATCGCGAAAATGTTGTTGAAGGAGACGTACGGGCTGTATTCGGGATTGCCCGGGTCGACCGGCATCGTGACGATGTCCCAATTTTTCACGGCTTTGTCTTTGACGACGTTCTGCGCTTGTTTGATCTGATCCATTAAATAAGTGCCCTCGAACGTCATCGCGACTTTGCCGCCGATGAACGGATCGCGGAGCAAGTAGTCCTCATACTGCATGGGCCCGTCGCTCATCTGGTTGGGATCCTCCGTATAGAGGGCGCCTGACTTCCAGGCGTTAAGCGCGGTTTCGTACGTTTTCTTCCAAGCGTCGGTGTTCACGGTGACGTTTTTGGCGCCGGCGTCGACGATGTTGAGGTTTTTCGTCAGGCCGATCATGTTGCCGAGCTGATACAGATCGGTCGCGGAGTATCCCATTTTGAGGCCGTACACGCGATCGTCTTTGGAGCCTGTCGTCGGGAACATCGCCGCCAAGCGGAACAAGTCGTCCCAGCTCATCTGGTCCTTGGGCAGTTCGACGCCGTACTTTTGGAACATGTCCTTATTGTAGAAGATCGCTTGGCTGTAGAAGTTCGGGACGAGTCCGTAAAGCTTGCCGCCGCTCAGCTCCTTCAGGTAGTCCAGCATGCCGGGCATCAGTCCCGCCTGGTCGAAGCTTTTCTCCTGCACTTGGGTTTCCAGCTCGAGCAGTTTGCCTTCGTTCGCCATTTTCGTGTACTGGTCCGCGGAGAGCATGACGATGTCCGGCTTCTGCTCTTCGATGAACTTCCGCGTCTCGGCTTCCATGTCCTTGCCCGGCTCGTGCTTGATGCTCTGCGTGTTGACGACTTCGATCTCCACCTCGGGATGCAGGGCGGAGAAGAGCATGCCGTACTGGTCGAAAAACGACCTTTCGTCATAGTACATGACCTTCAGCGTGACGGGTTCCGCGCGCTTCTCGGCGCCGGCGTCTCCGAAGCTGCAGCCGGCCAACAGGCTTGCCGTCAACGCGAACGGAAAGACGTAACGGGTCCAACGGTAGCGATTCAATTTCCCCACTCCTCCCATTTCTTTTCCTTGTTTCTCTATGATTCGACTCTATTATCTTCCAAGTGGAATCCATTTCCTAGGGAAATAAGGAAATGTTATGAGATTTTAGGGAAAATTTAGGGAGGGGGAGCGCGGAACCGCATGGCCGTTCGGCCGTATGGAATGAGGGCAAACCTGAATTTAAAGGAGGTTGAAGAGCATGAATTGCCCGGTATGCGACAATTCGCGCCTGAGAGAGGTTGAGAAGAACGGCATCCTGATCGACGTCTGCCCGACATGCAAAGGGGTTTGGCTGGATCGGGGGGAATTGGAGAAGCTGATGACGGACGTGCGCGAGGTGCGTCAGGATTACAACGAGTGGTATTATGCGGACTCGGACCGCCGGAACGATCCGTCCCAATATCCGCCGCAACAGCAGCCGCCTTATCCGCAGCAGCAAAGCCGCCAACCGTATTACGGGAGCCACCCGCAGGGACATCCGAAACACTACAAAAAGAAAAAGAGCGTACTGGACGTTTTCGGAGACTTGTTTGACTGATTCCGCGCGGTGGTAATAAAAAACGAAGACCCGCTTGAGCGGGCCTTCGTCCTCGGTTCAGCCAAGTCATCCAGCGGCGGATTCGTCGTCCGCTCCCGCGGCGACGTCCGGATCGGTGGCGACTTCCTGATAAGTGTCGGTATCCATCACGCGGCGTGCTCCGATGTAGCGTTTCACGTAGTAATCCGCCGACAAAGAGTCGATCGTTACCCCGCGGGTAAAGGAAGCGTGGGCGAATTTGCCGTCGCCAACGTAGATTCCTACGTGCGAAACACCATGACCGCTCGTGTTGAAGAATACCAGGTCGCCCGCGCGAAGATCGGCGCGAGCCACTTTTTTGCCGCGTTGGAACTGTTCCTTCGAGCTGCGCGGAAGCGTGATCCCGAGCTTCTTGAAGACGTATCCGGTAAATCCGGAGCAGTCGAATCCGCCCGTGGTCGTTCCTCCGTAGTCGTAATCGACGCCGATCACTTTGCCGATCGTGTCGTCCAGCTTGGAGTCAGCAAACGCGCTTCCGACTTGGAAGGCAAGCAAAAAAGCAAGAGAAAGCAGCAAAACGGAAACTTTACGCAAGACTGGGTGTCCCCTTCCGATGCCTACGAGGTTAGCTGGAGGGTTCGGTTGAAGGTTCCCTATGGCCACTGTGTTGCGAGGCCAATTCACCCGTAATGGTTCCCCCGTTTCCCGGTGCACGGGAATTCGGCAATTTTTTCACACAGCCCTAAATATTCGCTTTTTGCGGCGGACTTCCTGCTCCCCAAGGATTAGAATTCCTTAATCTTTGCCTCCCAATCGACTCTTTGAACCTCCTTTCAAGGCGGTTTTTTAGTTGCCCGTAAAACGCGCAACCCCCGCCCGCAAGCGCCGGAGCGGCTTACGGACGGGGATTTCCCGGGCAGGAATTGTCGAATGACGACCGGGACTTCGGGCATGAGACGGACGGAAAAAACAGGCTTACTCGTTTCCCCTCCAGACCGCGAATTGGGAGGCGGCGGTCCAGAGGGACAGCAGGGTGCGCACGAAGTGGAAAGCTTGGTGAAGCGCCACGGCGATAAAACCCGACCAGAGGAGAGAGACGGACGACACGGCTGCGGATGCGGCGGCGCCGATGCCGGCCATCGCCAGCGAGACGGCCAGAAGCGGCAACGCCCGGGACAGGGCTTGCATCAGTGCTTTGCCGAAGCCTTCGCGGCTGACGGCGCCGAATTGAAGGCATTGGAACAGCACGTGGACGACGAAGCCCCAGATGAGCCATCCCGCCGCATAGGGTAGCAGCTCCCGGATCCAGCTTCCGGGAGAGCCGGCGCTGAAGAACCGGTCCTTGGCCATCGGCAGCAGCCAGACGGCGGGAAGCAGCGCGAGGGCGTTCTCCAGCCAGTAGAGCAGCACGACCGGTTTCCACGCTTGCCGGATGCCGGCGAGCATGCGGGTGCCGCTCTTCTCTTCTTCCGAATGGCGGAAGGAGTAATAGAGGCCGGCGTTGATCAAGGGAGAGACGATCATCCGGAACAGCAGCAAGCCTGCCAGCAGCCAGAGAAGCGGGTCGAGCAAATCGGTCCGAAGCAGCCGGAATTCCGCTTCGATCAGGAACAGCGGAATCGCGTTCGCGTTCGGGTGAAGGTCGGGATACCGCGCGAGCACGGGCGTCACCACGGAGTCTACCAGCCGGAACAGGAAGAATCCCCACAATAAGCGATACAGAAATAAGAGAACCCCTACATACTTATGCCGGACCGTCATGTCCCATCCCTTGCCGAGCCATCTTCTCATGCGGCGCTCACCTCACCATGCGAATGTGCTGAAGAAGCTTTCCAGCGCCTGGGCGACGCCGGTCGTCCATTTGACCCGTTCCTTGGAGGGGACTTCCGCCTTCAGGAAGTTGTTGTAGCGCCGGTTGTCCAGGACGACCGACAGGTTCGGGTCCACGGCCGCATAGAGCAGCGGGGATGCCGAATCGAGCTGCAATTGGGTCTGGTTCTGCGCTCCGTCCCACTGTCTGCGTTCCGTCCGGCCGTCCGCGTAGCCAAGCGCGAGAGTGACCGGCTGCGGGCTGCCTCCTTTGCGCTTGAGCGTCACCAAGGTGCGATAGCCGCCCTGCTCGGTTTTGTGGGAATCGATCGATTCGATGGAGAAGTCGGCCGTCTCCCCGCGGTACACGTAAGCGCCGAAGAAATCGTTCCATTTGAGCTTCGTCACGTTTTCGGCCACCTTTTGAAAATCCGCCGTGGACGGGTGTTTGAACCGGTATTTCTGGAAATAGGCGCGCAGGATTTTGTTCATCGTCTTCTCTCCGACCTGCCGCTCCATGGCCGTCAGCACGAGTTTGGCCCGCAGGTACACGTTATCCGCGTAGCCGTCCGGTTTGCCGTAGTGCCAGGCGAACTGGTGCAGCGGTTCGGGATCGGTGAGGTAGCTTCCTTCCACGGCCGTGTTCGGCGAAACGCCGTAAATGGCGGACATCAGCTTGTCTTCGGAGTAGGAGGTGAAGCCCTCATCCAGCCAAGCCTCTTCGAACTCGTTGGAGGCAGCCATGCCGTACCAATATTGGTGCGCGATTTCGTGAACGAGGGTCCGCTCCAGCTCGTAACCCGGACTGGCGCTCTTGGCGGCTGCGGCGGTGACGAGCGTCGGGTATTCCATGCCGCCGGCTCCGGCGCCTCCCGCGGGGGGCACGACCACGGACAGCGTCGAATAGGGATATTCCCCGTACCAGGAGGCCAGCTTGGAGAGCGACGATTTGGCCGCGTGCAGGTAGCGGTCTTTCAAGTCCTTATGAAGCGGGTCCAAATAAAGGCGGATTCGGACGCCGGGGATGCCGGGGGCGGAGAAGGAATCCTCGTAATAGACGAATTGAGGCGACGCGGACCAGGCAAAATCGTGCACGTCGTCGGCGTAATATTGGTACGTCTTGCGTCCCTGGACCGAAGCGGGGGATTTCGTCTGGAAGCCCGTCGCGGCGACGGTATAGTTGTCGGGCACATTGATCCGCACGCTGTAGATGCCGAAGTCCGAGTAAAATTCGGAGTTGCCGTGGTACTGGTGAAGGTTCCAGCCTTCCGTCGTGCGGCCGCGCATGCCGACCGTCTCGTAAACCGCGACTTTCGGGAACCATTGCCCGGCCATGACGAAATCGCCGGCGGTGCCCATGCGGGCGAACACTTGGGGAAGCGTGACCTTGAAATTCATTTTGAGGGTCACCGACGCGCCCGGCTTGACCGCTTCCGGCAGGCGCAGCGTGGCGAGCGTGCGGTCCTGCTTGTTGCCGTCGTCGGGCTGGACATAGTGCAGGCGGGGCAAGAGGGTTTCGCCTTCTTCCGTCGTCAGCGCGGCGATTTCCATCGCTCCGTAGCTGCCGGGCGCCATGGCGTCGCCGCGAAGCTGGCCGCCGGATTCCTTGAGGAACGTGCTGCCGGGGGAGAAGGCGTTCGGATACAAGTGGAAATAGAGATCCGAGACCGATTTCCGGCCGGGATTTTTCCAGGTGACCGTCTGCTGCCCCGTCAGCGTGTTGTCCGGGTTCAAGGTCACGGAGATATGGTATTCGGTCACGCGCTGGCTGAGGACGACCGGCTTCGGCTGTATGGGCGCCGCCTCCGGCTGGGGAGCTTTGGGCACGGCGGCGGGCGGAGCCTTGCCGGAGGCCTGGGCGATGGCCGGCCAGGCATATTGCGTTTCCAGCGCGTCCGCGAACCCGAACCGGATCGAGAATACGAGGGCGACGGCGGCTGCGGTGAAAAGAAGCAGGCGTAGCGTGCGGCGCTTCGGCATAACGGATAACCCTCCCGTTGACAAGCATCTACGGACATCTATATGCGGGTTGTCCGCGGATTATTTCTGCTTGTCTGAGGGCGGGGGCGGTTATTGGAAGCCCAGCTTCTTGCTGGCCGTTCTTGTGGCAAACCGCTATTACCCAATAAGAAGCTGCACAGTGAGCATCAGCTTGACGAAACACTCGGTGACCGCAAAACCCGCACGATTCCTTGTGACATCCACGACAATATGGCGCTTACAAGTCTAGCTCGATCACGATGCCTATGTCAGCTGCATGTCCAGCGCCTGTTACGGCAGCGAAGCCCGTAAGCTTGTATCGATCAGGACATTCAGATCTCGGAGTAACCCGGCCTGTTCCGACGTGAGCAATGCCGACGCACGGATTCCTCGCGATACGGTCGTTTACGACCACGGCATCAACGCTACTGTGGATTGCTATTTCAATGATGCGGAAAACGTGGTGACGATAATCGTATAGTCCGGGCTGACGTAGGTCTAGGCGATCAGCGTCGTCGCAACTCAATTTTCCGCCGTTTTTGCAGTGAAACCAGCAAAAACGGTGGAATCATTTATTTTTAGCGTAATGGGCTAAAAACTTCGCGAGAACTAAATCGGAAAAAATAGAAAGCCTTGCATAACCTATTAGGCCAGCGAGGCTTTCAATTTACTTTACTTCATTATACTTTTGATTCCATAAGGGAAAAGTACCAATGTATTGTGACGCTGCGATCTGTATATATGGATTTTTACTCGCAGTTTTTAAGCACAATCAGCGCATCATCCCATCAATGGTTTTCTCCTCGCGTAATCCTATCGCTAATCCTTCTGTTAAGGAATATGAAAAAATTAAAGCCTATAATCCATAACGCAAGTGATATTAAATAAACAGAAACATCAATTTCTGAATAAACAAACCCAATTGTAAGAAGAACGATTAGGGCGATATTGGCAATAAACCAGCCGGCAATAAACCAGCCTTTCCTCTTAATACTAAAATCACCTTTAGAAGTTATTAGGTAATAGTTGTACCCTAAAAATGATCCAATATTAACGAACAATGGAGATTTATTCGCCATCTGAATGGAAATTGTTGCGGGTATAAGAATGCAGAGAATAAAAATGATATTCCGTTTGACAATAAAAGCAAATTTCAGAGATACCCCCCCTTTTTTTGATAAAACAAATTTGTAAAATTTAGATATTTGTAATAATCTTGTTGAAAATTTAGAAAAAATTAGATAATATGAAAACGAATTAAAAAATTGTAAAAAGGTGGGATTTTAGATGATTCAAGTTGCTAGCGGGGGTAGTTCGAGCACGAAAAATAGTAATCCTTTTGTCAATACTAGCAATTCTTTGCTAAAAAATCAAAATCAAGCTGTGCAATCTATCAAGCAGAATGAAACGGCTACTAAAGTGACAAATACAGTAATTTCATATGCGGGGTATGTTGCTCCAGGTGGTCCAATCGTTAAAGGAATAGTAGGAGGTCTTGGGACTGCTGCGGGTACAACTGAT contains:
- a CDS encoding C40 family peptidase, whose amino-acid sequence is MRKVSVLLLSLAFLLAFQVGSAFADSKLDDTIGKVIGVDYDYGGTTTGGFDCSGFTGYVFKKLGITLPRSSKEQFQRGKKVARADLRAGDLVFFNTSGHGVSHVGIYVGDGKFAHASFTRGVTIDSLSADYYVKRYIGARRVMDTDTYQEVATDPDVAAGADDESAAG
- a CDS encoding ABC transporter substrate-binding protein; translation: MNRYRWTRYVFPFALTASLLAGCSFGDAGAEKRAEPVTLKVMYYDERSFFDQYGMLFSALHPEVEIEVVNTQSIKHEPGKDMEAETRKFIEEQKPDIVMLSADQYTKMANEGKLLELETQVQEKSFDQAGLMPGMLDYLKELSGGKLYGLVPNFYSQAIFYNKDMFQKYGVELPKDQMSWDDLFRLAAMFPTTGSKDDRVYGLKMGYSATDLYQLGNMIGLTKNLNIVDAGAKNVTVNTDAWKKTYETALNAWKSGALYTEDPNQMSDGPMQYEDYLLRDPFIGGKVAMTFEGTYLMDQIKQAQNVVKDKAVKNWDIVTMPVDPGNPEYSPYVSFNNIFAISAKSAQSKAAWTFLQYIHGDEFARVTSKRQMGNMPVRTQYLSDKEGHHFEAFYKLKPIQPAMYKNYEAVPGDFMNNFQGMAQQELSAAADGKVSVSEALDSLQTKAEEALLLAKQQKDTAKPGETATTESGG
- a CDS encoding histidinol-phosphatase HisJ family protein, whose protein sequence is MDFHFHLEEGPYSFGWLQKTARALQNAPDESPIEYRSHTLPWIEEQTKRLQTRLAEGCFSERWMERYMAQGRQRGIERFGIVDHLYRFEEFREYYEKYVIIDDSELGRLQSYWLDRVRIGSIEEYLTAVRRMQKKGHPISVGVEADFFPGGEAELKALLDRYELDYVIGSVHFVDGWGFDNPEVQHLFEEKDLLELYRYGFEHVKQAARSGIFDIIAHLDNLKVFNYRPDEALLQGLYDDLAAALKEADVASEINTGLAYRYPVKEACPSPSLLAKLHAHGVPITLSSDAHFPDDIGTMLDEAAQLAWDTGYREIVYFRDRHRISVPLRE
- a CDS encoding DeoR/GlpR family DNA-binding transcription regulator; this encodes MSLSFEKRKKKILERLNKEERVEVQVLAEEFRVSTETIRRDLERLDRDGRLKKVYGGAVKVRADSLELPFDEKTLLQAQEKAAIGRYAASLVKDGDTVMLGNGTTTIELIRNLTEHRDVTIVTHSTPTLLLALDIFPGKIIFAGGEVNKRQKSTEGPLAELVLNRLRVNKAFISAGGVSLVDGITDYELSEANISRKMMERADETIFLADSSKFGRTTFASVCPLDDVYTMITDAGCDREWRKDLADKDIRLWIAGEEDG
- a CDS encoding zf-TFIIB domain-containing protein; translated protein: MNCPVCDNSRLREVEKNGILIDVCPTCKGVWLDRGELEKLMTDVREVRQDYNEWYYADSDRRNDPSQYPPQQQPPYPQQQSRQPYYGSHPQGHPKHYKKKKSVLDVFGDLFD
- a CDS encoding MgtC/SapB family protein, whose product is MSNPAVWQISHWELTLRILFALVVGGLIGLEREFGQHSAGFRTHILVCLGSALIMLLSLYGFSVFMGEPNVRADPARLAAQVISGIGFLGAGTILRNGNSISGLTTAASLWVVAALGLAVGAGFYYGALLTAFLSLVCLFVLNKLEKVFSRKRRMADLTVTMRESGGSVQSVMAKVAAIGATIEDLSAEKGVGGQEGAAIQVHLRVKNMMLEKHLNVLDELRAIPGVIRVSYHLSDGKGRKKAPEDIPSGGDV
- a CDS encoding ABC transporter ATP-binding protein, whose product is MSFVQIRDVTKSFNRHPVLDKVSLSIEQGEFVTLLGPSGCGKSTLLRAIAGLNPIDEGKIEVGGRDITFLPPKSRNVGMVFQSYALFPNMNVFDNIAFGLKMMGLKKDEIRPMVEEMLSIIDLRGKEDRYPNQLSGGQQQRVALARSLIKKPSVLLLDEPLSALDAKIRRSLRGEIRRIQQRLNMTTIFVTHDQEEALTVSDRIFVMNHGRIEQVGSPNEIYTAPASEYVARFIGNYNVWSRDQLQGRAIRGLPEQGGMFAVRPEAIRMAAATAEETPDAIVAEGTVSQVSILGNVLRFEVNVSGLPVTVDMLSGHSLDSWPAGAPVKLSISRDEWKSVRPSS
- a CDS encoding M1 family metallopeptidase — translated: MPKRRTLRLLLFTAAAVALVFSIRFGFADALETQYAWPAIAQASGKAPPAAVPKAPQPEAAPIQPKPVVLSQRVTEYHISVTLNPDNTLTGQQTVTWKNPGRKSVSDLYFHLYPNAFSPGSTFLKESGGQLRGDAMAPGSYGAMEIAALTTEEGETLLPRLHYVQPDDGNKQDRTLATLRLPEAVKPGASVTLKMNFKVTLPQVFARMGTAGDFVMAGQWFPKVAVYETVGMRGRTTEGWNLHQYHGNSEFYSDFGIYSVRINVPDNYTVAATGFQTKSPASVQGRKTYQYYADDVHDFAWSASPQFVYYEDSFSAPGIPGVRIRLYLDPLHKDLKDRYLHAAKSSLSKLASWYGEYPYSTLSVVVPPAGGAGAGGMEYPTLVTAAAAKSASPGYELERTLVHEIAHQYWYGMAASNEFEEAWLDEGFTSYSEDKLMSAIYGVSPNTAVEGSYLTDPEPLHQFAWHYGKPDGYADNVYLRAKLVLTAMERQVGEKTMNKILRAYFQKYRFKHPSTADFQKVAENVTKLKWNDFFGAYVYRGETADFSIESIDSHKTEQGGYRTLVTLKRKGGSPQPVTLALGYADGRTERRQWDGAQNQTQLQLDSASPLLYAAVDPNLSVVLDNRRYNNFLKAEVPSKERVKWTTGVAQALESFFSTFAW